One genomic segment of uncultured Desulfobacter sp. includes these proteins:
- a CDS encoding YIP1 family protein, producing MNTPGALSALKFYNQGVIRLLIEPILFFAELPAVHTTGRAIGFTALCSGFYAGAGLLTGPGPQSPMVMALIYFVNAAGMVLISSITGFCTMVMINGKSRGFSLVFGLYAYASGITMLISWLPFMLWFTEPWKYWLVYTGFRQSCNLSKTRAITVLLISVPVQWCLIYSAITAVTGRV from the coding sequence ATGAATACACCAGGGGCACTTTCGGCACTGAAATTTTACAATCAGGGTGTGATCCGGCTGCTCATCGAACCGATCCTGTTTTTTGCAGAGCTACCTGCGGTCCATACCACGGGCAGGGCTATAGGGTTTACAGCCCTGTGTTCCGGGTTTTATGCCGGTGCAGGGCTGCTTACAGGCCCAGGTCCCCAATCCCCTATGGTCATGGCATTGATCTATTTTGTCAATGCGGCAGGCATGGTACTCATCAGTTCCATCACGGGCTTTTGCACCATGGTGATGATCAACGGCAAGAGTCGTGGCTTTTCCCTGGTGTTCGGGCTTTACGCCTATGCGTCGGGGATCACTATGCTCATCTCATGGCTGCCTTTCATGCTCTGGTTCACAGAGCCATGGAAATACTGGTTGGTTTATACGGGATTTCGACAAAGCTGCAATCTGTCCAAAACCCGTGCGATTACAGTCCTTTTGATATCTGTGCCTGTCCAGTGGTGCCTGATTTATTCGGCCATAACAGCAGTCACCGGCCGTGTGTAA
- a CDS encoding DASS family sodium-coupled anion symporter, with protein sequence MKQDKKKVTGYDKYIDWKIFIIPVVLFFAVLFMPTPYGMKDVGMEYTIAPQKVVSYITNELFSVKSEEAAQWQLLTAQIMEQNMRIGALSKERFMDRNAKWCKKYKIPIQKANLEKAQEYISSVSDADFKALMGNALELRKNGLKYEDLKDKDKASADSGAWKIKVAIAMGIFVVLCFLTECIPLPAVAFCIGLILVFTGVISRQEVAMLYWSDACWFIMGSLMFAAAFVKTGVDKRVCMMMFKRLAVPNPKWITLIFFLIITPLAAFISDHALAAMFLPIGMLLYQNSLTEEVPEDKELAKLLMISIAMACNIGGPGAPSGGARNVIMMTYLTDMFGLDIGYFQWVTYCFPFLIAMIPISWFIINIRFRPKTVTLAPAMNHLRREIDRMGAWNKQQVWALIIFLVMVFGWFTEKAFYNIGIYPIRLGIGVIAVAGAIAYIMAGVVNWRDYQDRVDWGVVWLYAGAIIFGRTLDSTGAAYWLARSAIEFLSNFGMDSGLPLMAVSNGLTSILTNLMADGPAAASVGPITLNMAGMVHPGSSYLPFMAMATAMASSFAYCLIIGTPPNAIVYASGYLEPRDYLRAGIPLFFFANIVLLLLTGVYWTFRGFGTLPGF encoded by the coding sequence ATGAAACAAGATAAGAAAAAAGTCACCGGGTATGACAAATACATAGACTGGAAGATCTTTATCATTCCTGTGGTCCTGTTCTTTGCTGTGCTCTTTATGCCCACCCCGTACGGCATGAAGGATGTGGGCATGGAATACACCATCGCCCCCCAAAAAGTGGTCTCTTATATTACAAATGAACTTTTTTCCGTCAAAAGTGAAGAGGCAGCCCAATGGCAGTTGCTCACCGCCCAGATCATGGAACAGAACATGCGCATCGGCGCGCTGAGCAAAGAAAGGTTCATGGACCGGAATGCCAAATGGTGCAAAAAATATAAAATCCCGATCCAGAAGGCCAACCTTGAAAAGGCACAGGAATATATCAGCAGCGTCAGTGATGCTGATTTCAAGGCCTTGATGGGCAATGCGCTGGAACTGCGAAAAAACGGGCTTAAATATGAAGATCTAAAAGACAAGGACAAGGCAAGTGCAGATAGTGGCGCCTGGAAAATCAAGGTCGCCATTGCCATGGGTATTTTTGTGGTCCTGTGTTTTTTAACCGAATGTATCCCCTTGCCGGCAGTTGCCTTCTGTATCGGCCTGATTCTGGTATTCACCGGCGTAATCAGCCGTCAAGAGGTGGCCATGCTCTACTGGTCTGACGCCTGCTGGTTCATCATGGGATCGCTGATGTTTGCGGCCGCATTTGTAAAAACAGGAGTAGACAAACGGGTATGCATGATGATGTTCAAGCGCCTGGCCGTACCCAATCCCAAATGGATCACCTTGATCTTCTTTTTAATCATCACGCCTTTAGCAGCCTTTATATCCGACCATGCCTTGGCGGCCATGTTTCTACCCATTGGTATGCTGCTCTACCAGAACAGTCTGACCGAAGAGGTGCCCGAGGACAAAGAGCTTGCCAAACTGTTGATGATCTCCATTGCCATGGCCTGTAACATTGGTGGTCCGGGCGCACCTTCCGGCGGAGCCAGAAACGTTATCATGATGACCTATCTCACCGATATGTTCGGCCTTGATATCGGTTACTTCCAGTGGGTCACCTATTGTTTCCCCTTTCTCATCGCCATGATTCCGATTTCCTGGTTCATCATCAACATACGCTTTAGACCTAAAACCGTTACCCTGGCACCTGCCATGAATCACCTGCGCCGTGAAATCGACCGCATGGGCGCCTGGAACAAGCAACAGGTATGGGCCCTGATTATCTTCCTGGTCATGGTTTTCGGCTGGTTTACGGAAAAAGCCTTCTACAATATAGGTATCTACCCCATTCGCCTGGGTATCGGCGTGATTGCCGTGGCCGGCGCCATCGCCTACATCATGGCTGGCGTCGTCAACTGGCGCGACTACCAGGACCGTGTGGACTGGGGTGTTGTCTGGCTCTATGCCGGGGCTATTATCTTTGGCCGTACCCTGGATTCAACGGGCGCGGCATACTGGCTGGCCCGATCCGCCATAGAATTTTTGTCCAACTTCGGTATGGATTCAGGCCTGCCGCTGATGGCTGTCTCCAACGGTCTGACCTCTATCCTGACCAACCTCATGGCTGACGGCCCCGCGGCTGCATCTGTAGGCCCCATCACCCTGAATATGGCCGGCATGGTTCATCCGGGCAGCAGTTATCTGCCTTTCATGGCCATGGCTACGGCAATGGCGTCATCCTTTGCATACTGCCTGATCATCGGCACGCCACCCAACGCCATTGTATATGCCAGCGGTTACCTGGAACCCAGAGATTACCTGAGAGCCGGTATCCCTTTGTTCTTTTTTGCCAACATTGTACTGCTGCTGCTCACCGGCGTTTACTGGACCTTTAGAGGATTCGGCACCTTGCCCGGATTCTGA
- a CDS encoding response regulator: protein MKQPIKVLMVDDEKRFRETTRKILERNGFQTILAENGAKALECLDQSPDVAILDIRMPGMDGHEVLEKMIKLKPELPVIMLTGHGDKDSAEQSLVLGAFDYLSKPCDIDLLSDKIREACRSKQQTGKMEEDLVGSAMIPLSAYTSIAEDATIAESIQELKASFVTLPTSDLIMETGHRSILVMDKNGQIQGILTIRDLLKRILPGYLTSTKPAMADSIQYSPMFWRGMFTSAVEQIGTLTISELMSPVPISIDAESTLMEAAWIMVDHNQRRLIVTEDGKPTGVIREQDLFFQMGKHLIPPRLK, encoded by the coding sequence ATGAAACAACCCATAAAGGTCTTAATGGTTGATGATGAAAAACGGTTCAGGGAAACGACGCGCAAAATTCTGGAGCGCAATGGTTTTCAGACCATCCTCGCGGAAAACGGCGCCAAAGCCCTGGAATGCCTTGATCAGTCGCCGGATGTGGCCATTCTGGACATCCGCATGCCCGGCATGGATGGGCATGAGGTCCTTGAAAAAATGATTAAATTAAAACCCGAGTTACCCGTGATCATGCTCACGGGCCATGGAGATAAGGATTCGGCAGAACAGTCCCTGGTACTAGGTGCCTTTGACTACCTGTCAAAGCCTTGTGACATTGACCTTTTGTCCGATAAAATCCGGGAAGCCTGCCGGAGTAAACAACAGACGGGGAAAATGGAAGAGGACTTGGTGGGTTCGGCGATGATCCCATTAAGTGCGTATACCTCCATTGCCGAGGATGCCACCATTGCCGAATCCATCCAGGAACTTAAAGCCTCTTTTGTAACGCTTCCAACCTCGGACTTGATCATGGAAACCGGCCACAGGTCCATACTGGTCATGGACAAGAACGGGCAGATTCAAGGCATTCTCACCATCCGTGACCTTTTAAAACGGATTCTGCCAGGCTACCTGACCTCGACAAAGCCGGCCATGGCGGATTCCATCCAATACTCCCCTATGTTCTGGCGGGGGATGTTCACAAGCGCCGTAGAACAGATCGGCACCTTGACCATCAGTGAACTTATGTCACCGGTACCGATATCCATTGATGCGGAATCCACTCTGATGGAAGCGGCTTGGATCATGGTGGACCATAACCAGCGCCGTCTTATTGTCACCGAAGACGGCAAGCCCACAGGGGTGATCAGAGAACAGGACCTGTTTTTTCAAATGGGAAAACACCTGATTCCCCCAAGACTAAAGTAG
- a CDS encoding type II toxin-antitoxin system VapC family toxin → MIFLDTCALLYNAFEKKRLSPTSVQKIEESDGFLISSISIWEIGIKIKKGKLDIPISLEELISKLNQVHNFQILSIDENTWVNSLNLDWDHRDPADRVIVASADARQMELITSDTIILDFYDRAVW, encoded by the coding sequence GTGATATTTTTGGACACATGCGCCTTGTTGTATAATGCCTTTGAAAAGAAACGGTTATCTCCCACATCAGTCCAAAAAATAGAAGAAAGTGATGGTTTTCTGATCAGTTCCATCAGCATTTGGGAAATCGGAATCAAAATTAAAAAAGGCAAACTGGATATCCCTATATCCTTGGAAGAACTTATTTCCAAACTCAACCAGGTTCACAATTTTCAAATCCTTTCAATTGACGAAAACACATGGGTGAATTCCCTGAACCTGGACTGGGATCACCGTGATCCAGCCGACCGGGTTATTGTTGCAAGTGCCGACGCAAGACAGATGGAACTGATAACCTCTGATACCATCATTCTGGATTTTTACGACAGGGCCGTATGGTAA
- a CDS encoding universal stress protein: MPDEKKILVTLDGSKRSGRTVDYLCRFKPFRDRKITLFNITTPVPEAYYDLTRDFFSKIPVSQVKDWEMGQKTIMTEFLKEARRKMIAAGYKPDNIELKLNSLEKGVARDILNEIENNEYHSLVIRRRGSADAMLGVNMGGVAAKLVEKADSIPLIIAGTREIHHDLCIAVDGSPISTRAIEYTADMMAKTSCRILLCAIMRTTVTDSVPEGKDPFVDMSLQAKRILDEALAEAKQILTQAGIPEDRIETRLIQGAQSRAGALLDKARAAKCDTIVMGRKGISDVENFDLGRIPRKIIYASRKFTIWLIP; encoded by the coding sequence ATGCCAGACGAAAAAAAGATATTAGTTACCCTTGACGGCTCAAAGCGTTCGGGAAGGACCGTTGACTATTTGTGCAGATTCAAACCGTTTAGAGACAGGAAAATAACCTTATTTAATATAACAACGCCCGTTCCTGAAGCCTATTATGATCTAACCCGGGATTTTTTCAGCAAAATTCCCGTATCCCAGGTAAAGGACTGGGAAATGGGACAGAAAACGATAATGACCGAATTTCTTAAAGAGGCACGCCGGAAAATGATTGCTGCCGGTTATAAGCCGGACAATATCGAACTCAAGCTTAACAGCCTGGAAAAGGGCGTTGCCAGGGACATTCTCAACGAAATTGAGAACAATGAATACCACAGCCTTGTCATCCGCAGAAGGGGAAGTGCAGACGCCATGCTCGGCGTAAACATGGGTGGTGTAGCTGCCAAACTGGTCGAAAAAGCAGACTCTATTCCTTTGATAATTGCCGGAACCCGTGAAATCCATCACGACCTGTGCATCGCGGTTGATGGCTCTCCAATATCCACGCGCGCGATCGAGTACACAGCCGATATGATGGCAAAAACAAGCTGCCGTATTCTTCTTTGCGCGATCATGCGCACCACAGTGACCGATTCAGTGCCTGAAGGAAAGGACCCCTTTGTGGACATGTCGCTTCAAGCCAAACGTATACTTGATGAAGCTTTGGCCGAGGCAAAACAGATCCTGACCCAGGCGGGAATACCGGAAGACCGGATCGAAACCCGTCTCATCCAGGGGGCCCAGAGCCGTGCAGGCGCTCTTCTGGACAAGGCCCGGGCTGCAAAATGTGACACCATTGTCATGGGCCGCAAGGGGATATCGGACGTTGAAAATTTCGATCTGGGACGAATTCCCAGAAAAATCATTTACGCATCCAGAAAATTTACGATTTGGTTGATTCCTTAG
- a CDS encoding DegT/DnrJ/EryC1/StrS family aminotransferase: MGFAGLGTDLPAMAELSETNGFSLIEDAAHALGLFYQVGGKRYACGNCAHTDLAVFSFHSVKTITTGEGGAVMTNDASLADRIHYVTN, from the coding sequence GTGGGTTTTGCAGGCCTTGGGACGGATCTTCCCGCCATGGCTGAATTGTCCGAGACGAATGGATTTTCACTTATAGAAGATGCAGCCCACGCGCTGGGGTTATTTTATCAGGTGGGTGGAAAACGATATGCCTGTGGCAACTGCGCCCATACGGACCTGGCTGTTTTTTCCTTTCATTCGGTAAAGACCATAACCACAGGGGAGGGTGGGGCGGTTATGACCAATGATGCGTCTCTGGCAGATCGTATCCATTATGTGACAAATTGA
- a CDS encoding response regulator, producing MEKMKLLLVDDEIRYLETTQKLIERKGYEVWTAPSGEKALQTMAAHNIHVVILDVKMPGMDGNETLKQIKELYPLTEVIMLTGHATVDSAIDGLKSGAWDYLMKPADIEDIIEKAELAFQKRMNQEEKIRSAQAKQYLKSPREILKQGKD from the coding sequence ATGGAGAAGATGAAACTGTTACTGGTCGATGACGAAATCCGCTATCTTGAGACCACCCAAAAACTCATTGAAAGAAAGGGCTATGAGGTGTGGACAGCCCCAAGCGGAGAAAAAGCGCTCCAAACCATGGCGGCCCACAACATCCATGTGGTGATCCTGGATGTGAAAATGCCCGGAATGGACGGCAATGAGACCCTTAAGCAGATCAAGGAGCTGTACCCCTTAACAGAAGTGATCATGCTCACCGGTCATGCCACGGTGGACTCAGCCATAGACGGTCTGAAATCAGGTGCCTGGGATTATCTGATGAAGCCTGCAGATATTGAAGACATCATTGAAAAAGCAGAGTTGGCGTTTCAGAAACGTATGAACCAGGAAGAGAAAATCCGGTCTGCCCAGGCCAAACAGTACCTGAAATCCCCCCGGGAAATTCTCAAACAGGGAAAAGACTAA
- a CDS encoding universal stress protein, with the protein MSDKEKILVTLDGSKRSGRSVDYLCRFKPFRNRKVTLFNITTPVPEAYYDLTQDFFNKIAVPQVKAWETGQKTIMTDFLKEARQKMIAAGYAPDNIEFKLISREKGIARGILNEIKNNQYHSLVIRRKGSANSIIGVTMGGVAAKLVEKADFIPLMIAGTREIQHDLCIAVDGSTGSKHAIQYTADMMGKTNCRILLCAIMRSTVIDSEPEGNDPFVEMSLQAKHQLNEAMAEAKQTLTQAGIPEDRIEACLIQGAQSRAGALLDTARAAKCDTIVMGRKGMSDVDNFDLGRIPRKIIFASRKFTIWLIP; encoded by the coding sequence ATGTCAGACAAGGAAAAAATATTAGTTACCCTTGACGGCTCAAAACGTTCGGGAAGGAGCGTTGACTATTTATGCAGATTCAAACCGTTTAGAAACAGGAAAGTGACTTTATTTAACATAACAACGCCCGTGCCCGAAGCCTATTATGATCTGACCCAGGATTTCTTCAACAAAATTGCCGTACCCCAGGTAAAGGCCTGGGAAACAGGCCAGAAAACAATAATGACCGACTTTCTTAAAGAGGCACGCCAAAAAATGATAGCTGCCGGTTATGCGCCGGACAATATCGAATTCAAATTAATCAGCCGGGAAAAGGGGATTGCCAGGGGCATTCTCAACGAAATCAAAAACAATCAATACCACAGCCTTGTCATCCGCAGAAAGGGAAGCGCAAACTCCATTATCGGTGTAACCATGGGTGGTGTAGCTGCCAAGCTGGTGGAAAAAGCAGACTTTATTCCCTTGATGATTGCCGGAACCCGTGAAATCCAGCACGACCTGTGCATCGCAGTTGACGGTTCCACAGGATCCAAGCACGCTATCCAATACACAGCCGATATGATGGGAAAAACAAACTGCCGTATTCTTCTTTGCGCGATCATGCGCTCTACAGTCATAGATTCAGAGCCTGAAGGAAATGACCCCTTTGTAGAAATGTCTCTTCAAGCCAAACACCAACTCAATGAAGCCATGGCCGAGGCAAAACAGACCCTGACCCAGGCGGGAATACCGGAAGACCGGATCGAAGCCTGTCTTATCCAGGGTGCCCAGAGTCGGGCAGGCGCTCTTCTGGACACGGCCCGGGCTGCAAAATGCGACACTATTGTCATGGGCCGCAAGGGGATGTCGGACGTTGATAATTTCGATCTGGGACGAATTCCCAGAAAAATCATTTTCGCGTCCAGAAAATTTACAATTTGGCTGATTCCATGA
- a CDS encoding GNAT family N-acetyltransferase, with product MGTQNLSRMFNPGSIAVVGAGNKQNRVGHTLVRNLIEGGFKGDIYPVNPDHAQIMNIPAAKNIRDIQGFVDLAMVAAPINQIPQIIEACADKGAAGAVIISGGGRETGVPGSRIEQQIKAAVGQSGMRIIGPNCIGIAHPPLHLNASHMPGSPAEGRIAFLSQSGSVCASVMDLAEKENLGFSHIVSLGSMLDVDFADMIDYLSEQRGVDSIIMYMENMTRIRNFMSAARAASRIKPIICLKSGRSEAGARAASFHTGAIAGEDAVYDIAFERAGILRVDTFEQLFDFTRILARQQRPTGRRLAIVTNAGGPGVMAVDALSSFGLEPAVLSIKTIETLEATLEKAWSKTNPVDVLADASYTQIARAVTIAAQAPEVDGILMIHSPVDHFSPADLAQVLASQVASLPGPVFTVWLGGTSMDKARQILNEKEALTYDTPEKAVRAFAGLYRHSRNIDMLNEIPVRRDIKLKINHEQAGSIIESHMKNAPILLNETDAKTVLEAYGIPVSPAEPSQANVSAPDYELYVGAKLDAQFGPVIKFGMGGAMSEIHQDIALSLPPLNSALAARAISATKISKALKGHHHFKAVDQGLVETLLIRLSRLVTDFPQISELEINPVAVTNGQLMGLKASIHLAPPPAAAPDHLIISPYPAWQEQLYTTQESEQVHIRPVKPEDAEPMMDFFENLSKQTIYLRFFTPLKQLSKQMLIQLTQIDYDREVALLALLPTQSGEKIIGSARIIFTANGTEGEFAIMLADSWQGKGIGAALLKSCLAFSKRYGLKRVFGMVLRQNRQMLRLADKLGFKKVRTPASSEVEIIIDIEKLDLYTL from the coding sequence ATGGGAACACAGAATTTATCCAGAATGTTCAACCCCGGATCCATCGCCGTAGTCGGTGCCGGTAACAAACAGAACCGGGTGGGTCATACCCTGGTACGCAACCTCATTGAGGGCGGATTTAAGGGCGACATCTATCCTGTCAATCCGGATCATGCCCAAATTATGAATATACCTGCCGCAAAAAATATCCGTGACATCCAAGGCTTTGTGGACCTGGCCATGGTAGCAGCGCCCATCAACCAAATCCCCCAGATCATTGAAGCATGCGCCGACAAAGGCGCAGCAGGTGCCGTGATCATCAGTGGCGGAGGCAGGGAGACAGGGGTCCCGGGGTCCCGGATCGAACAGCAGATCAAGGCCGCTGTCGGGCAAAGCGGCATGCGCATCATCGGCCCTAACTGCATCGGCATTGCCCATCCCCCATTGCACCTGAATGCTTCGCATATGCCGGGCTCCCCGGCCGAAGGACGCATTGCCTTTTTGTCCCAATCGGGTTCCGTATGTGCGTCAGTCATGGATCTGGCTGAAAAGGAAAATCTGGGATTCAGCCATATTGTCAGCTTAGGATCCATGCTGGACGTTGATTTTGCAGACATGATTGATTATTTAAGCGAGCAACGGGGCGTGGACAGCATCATCATGTACATGGAAAATATGACCCGAATCCGAAACTTTATGAGCGCCGCCCGGGCAGCCTCGCGGATAAAGCCCATTATCTGCCTGAAATCAGGGCGGTCTGAGGCCGGCGCCCGGGCCGCCTCGTTTCACACAGGCGCAATTGCCGGAGAAGATGCGGTCTATGACATTGCCTTTGAACGAGCAGGTATCCTGCGGGTGGACACGTTTGAACAATTATTTGACTTCACCCGTATTCTGGCAAGACAACAGCGCCCTACAGGCAGACGATTGGCCATTGTTACCAATGCCGGCGGTCCCGGTGTAATGGCAGTAGACGCGCTTTCATCTTTTGGCCTTGAACCCGCTGTGCTGAGCATCAAAACCATTGAAACCCTGGAGGCCACCCTTGAAAAAGCATGGAGCAAGACCAATCCTGTGGATGTCCTAGCAGATGCTTCCTATACCCAGATTGCCCGGGCCGTAACCATTGCAGCCCAGGCACCGGAGGTGGACGGCATCCTCATGATCCATTCGCCAGTGGACCACTTTTCCCCAGCGGACCTTGCCCAAGTCCTGGCAAGCCAGGTAGCTTCCCTGCCCGGACCTGTATTTACGGTCTGGCTGGGCGGCACAAGCATGGACAAAGCCCGACAAATTCTCAATGAAAAAGAGGCGCTGACCTATGACACCCCGGAAAAAGCGGTCAGGGCATTTGCGGGATTGTACAGGCACAGCCGCAACATTGACATGCTCAACGAAATACCGGTCAGACGCGACATCAAGCTGAAAATCAACCATGAACAGGCCGGATCAATCATTGAATCGCATATGAAAAACGCCCCGATCCTATTAAATGAAACGGATGCCAAAACGGTTCTGGAAGCTTATGGGATACCCGTAAGCCCGGCAGAACCTTCCCAGGCCAACGTGTCTGCACCAGACTATGAACTCTATGTCGGCGCCAAACTGGATGCTCAGTTCGGGCCGGTCATTAAATTCGGTATGGGGGGAGCGATGTCTGAAATCCACCAAGACATCGCGCTATCCCTGCCGCCTTTAAATTCAGCCCTGGCGGCCCGGGCCATCAGCGCCACAAAGATATCCAAAGCGTTAAAAGGACACCATCATTTCAAGGCCGTGGACCAGGGCCTTGTGGAAACCCTTTTAATACGCTTAAGCCGCCTGGTCACCGATTTTCCCCAAATCAGTGAACTGGAAATTAATCCTGTGGCGGTCACCAATGGGCAACTTATGGGGCTTAAGGCGAGCATCCACCTGGCCCCGCCCCCGGCAGCAGCGCCCGACCATCTCATTATAAGTCCCTACCCGGCCTGGCAGGAACAGCTGTATACCACCCAGGAAAGTGAACAGGTGCATATCCGTCCGGTGAAGCCCGAAGATGCCGAGCCCATGATGGACTTTTTTGAAAATTTGTCGAAACAGACCATATATTTACGATTTTTCACACCGCTTAAACAATTGTCCAAACAGATGCTGATCCAGCTCACCCAGATTGATTATGACCGGGAAGTTGCTCTTTTGGCTCTGCTTCCAACCCAGTCCGGAGAAAAAATTATTGGCAGCGCCAGAATCATATTCACCGCCAACGGCACCGAGGGCGAATTTGCCATCATGCTGGCGGATTCCTGGCAGGGCAAAGGGATCGGGGCAGCGCTTTTGAAGTCCTGCCTGGCCTTTTCCAAACGATACGGCCTGAAACGGGTATTTGGCATGGTACTGCGTCAAAACAGGCAGATGCTTCGCCTTGCCGACAAACTGGGATTTAAAAAGGTCAGGACTCCCGCCTCAAGTGAAGTTGAAATCATTATTGATATCGAAAAATTAGATCTTTACACACTGTAA
- a CDS encoding ATP-binding protein — translation MSKLKQNRQWLKRAIFLNMTFFPMIPFIIVMGVSFYFFSSTLDKSTQASLERILTDHRKMIESFLLERKSDLELITRAYTFEDIMAEDAISTICQSLQKRSPAFVDLGLFDETGKHLKYSGSFALAGKSYTQEPWFQKTMLRGFYISDIFLGYRNRPHFVIAVRRTENNQTWVLRATIDTVFFDSMVSGVRIGKTGEAYILNHEGVAQTVRRSGDIALLDKDPAFGWMNKQFSANRQTFKLSPKGQPFLYAVSKLTNQSWYLVIRQEKHDAYRALYSAVLICVVIAILGLTALVVLAYVTSETICRRMDRLDEEKEQLGSQLIRAVQLAEIGEMAAGFAHEINNPLQIIKSEYALIKILMEELYPGKDSKEKAPDTQTFNDIQESVDQIHKQVERCHEITSAILKFGRKKEVKHTTLNPGKVIPEILKLVENSAHTSGVEITTRIEENIPSFMGDPGRFQQVMLNLVNNAIHAVTSRHGAKGGEIQISAAQTRNNDGRTMVDIQVKDNGCGIAPEHMDKIFSPFFTTKAVGRGTGLGLSVCFGIIESFGGTMSVDSRLDEGTVFSIQLAAEENQSS, via the coding sequence TTGAGCAAATTAAAACAAAACAGACAGTGGCTGAAAAGAGCAATTTTTCTTAATATGACTTTTTTTCCCATGATCCCTTTTATTATTGTTATGGGGGTCAGCTTCTACTTCTTTTCTTCAACCCTGGATAAATCCACCCAGGCCAGCCTTGAAAGAATCCTGACAGACCACCGCAAGATGATTGAATCTTTCCTGCTTGAAAGGAAATCCGATCTTGAACTGATCACCCGGGCATATACGTTTGAAGACATCATGGCCGAAGACGCCATCAGCACCATCTGCCAAAGTCTTCAAAAACGGTCGCCGGCCTTTGTTGACCTGGGGCTGTTTGACGAAACCGGTAAGCACTTAAAATATTCCGGGTCCTTTGCCCTGGCAGGAAAAAGCTACACCCAGGAACCCTGGTTCCAGAAAACCATGCTCCGGGGATTTTATATCAGTGATATTTTTTTAGGATACCGCAATCGCCCCCATTTTGTTATTGCCGTGCGCAGGACTGAAAACAACCAAACCTGGGTGCTGCGAGCCACTATTGACACCGTGTTCTTTGATTCCATGGTATCCGGGGTACGCATCGGCAAAACAGGCGAAGCCTACATTTTAAACCACGAGGGGGTCGCCCAGACCGTCAGGCGTTCCGGGGATATCGCCCTTCTTGATAAAGATCCGGCCTTTGGGTGGATGAACAAACAGTTTTCCGCCAACCGCCAGACCTTCAAATTATCACCCAAAGGCCAACCTTTTTTATATGCTGTATCCAAACTGACCAATCAATCCTGGTATCTGGTGATACGCCAGGAAAAACACGACGCCTACAGAGCGCTTTACTCTGCCGTCCTGATCTGCGTGGTCATCGCCATTTTAGGACTGACAGCCTTGGTGGTCCTGGCCTATGTCACTTCAGAGACCATCTGTCGGCGCATGGACCGTCTGGACGAAGAAAAGGAGCAGCTGGGCAGCCAGCTGATCCGGGCCGTGCAACTGGCGGAAATCGGGGAAATGGCCGCCGGATTTGCCCACGAAATCAACAATCCTTTACAGATCATCAAAAGTGAGTATGCCCTGATCAAAATTCTCATGGAAGAACTGTACCCGGGCAAGGACAGCAAGGAGAAAGCCCCGGACACCCAGACCTTCAATGATATCCAGGAAAGTGTGGACCAGATCCATAAACAGGTGGAGCGCTGCCACGAAATCACGTCTGCCATCTTAAAATTCGGCAGAAAAAAAGAGGTCAAGCACACCACCCTGAATCCGGGCAAGGTTATTCCCGAAATTCTCAAACTTGTTGAAAACTCGGCCCATACCAGCGGTGTAGAGATCACCACCCGGATTGAAGAAAACATACCAAGTTTCATGGGCGACCCCGGCCGGTTCCAACAAGTCATGCTGAACCTGGTCAATAATGCCATACATGCCGTTACCAGCCGGCACGGCGCCAAAGGCGGCGAGATTCAAATAAGTGCCGCCCAAACCCGGAACAATGACGGCCGGACCATGGTTGACATTCAGGTTAAAGACAATGGCTGCGGAATAGCGCCTGAGCATATGGATAAAATTTTTTCACCCTTTTTCACCACAAAAGCCGTTGGCAGGGGAACGGGCCTGGGGCTTTCGGTATGTTTCGGCATCATCGAAAGTTTCGGCGGCACCATGTCTGTAGACAGCCGTCTTGACGAAGGCACCGTGTTTTCCATTCAGCTTGCGGCAGAGGAAAATCAATCGTCTTAA